One genomic segment of Arachis duranensis cultivar V14167 chromosome 4, aradu.V14167.gnm2.J7QH, whole genome shotgun sequence includes these proteins:
- the LOC107482477 gene encoding protein SIEVE ELEMENT OCCLUSION B-like isoform X1, producing the protein MFKAIPHHQGLVNPFEISDEKILEKVYQTHFHCVEKYDHGSLYLVASNVIKHSIETSELIFKNEKQINQDKEETAPSISFPRLPLLKQISCQLRSYSWEAKAAISLAAFALEFGKFWHLALPPRGDELGKWLAELNGIENLSENKEQLSRFNGLMKKVMEVIGECMTNNNEEYNIEDVPALAETLHHIPVLVYWAIITLVTSATHIHSFTHKGYKYELSKFDEKIDSILKNFRELREKCKMQIGAIEDYKRRKDIISSAIETTTNKDIDIVNFLDALIIPNNGSQDQKLVVYNGISREQQVGVQDFKNKYVLLFISSIDDNFEGEIQLLKSMNEKLKEDPKEIQGYKKEDLKILWIQLVDEGDGDEKPSKASLENLEKGWYVVKEFKFKTGIRLMREVFNYKDKAIIMLIGPQGKVENHDAKHTISTWGIDGFPFRASDHIRLTKQWDWFWNVLTDLSPSIRELIEKGCYLFIYGSTNNKWIQDFTTALENLNESMKSPETTSIEWYQFGRESPKIIPCFWIAIDNLLLSTKKQKKNEEKEEENSVTREIQKLLLLKQDPNGWVVLSKGRQVKLLGEGEAMLYTVKAFDAWKKGRLYKEVSFDSGFKHHYEHERSKRKQKCAHREFANYPTDILAQIPCPVKCGHEMEVTSVNYKCCHGLESSHHI; encoded by the exons ATGTTTAAGGCAATTCCTCATCATCAGGGTTTGGTGAACCCATTCGAAATAAGTGATGAGAAGATTCTAGAGAAAGTTTACCAAACACATTTCCATTGTGTTGAAAAGTACGACCATGGATCGCTCTACCTTGTTGCTTCAAATGTTATCAAACATTCAATTGAAACTTCTGAATTGATTTTCAAg AACGAGAAACAAATTAATCAAGATAAAGAAGAAACGGCTCCATCAATATCTTTTCCGCGACTCCCTCTCTTAAAGCAAATTTCATGCCAG TTGAGATCTTACTCATGGGAAGCAAAAGCAGCGATATCTCTAGCCGCATTTGCGTTAGAGTTTGGAAAGTTCTGGCACCTAGCGTTGCCGCCACGTGGCGACGAACTCGGAAAATGGTTGGCGGAGTTGAATGGGATTGAAAACTTGAGTGAGAACAAGGAGCAGCTGAGTAGGTTCAATGGATTGATGAAGAAGGTGATGGAAGTGATTGGTGAGTGCATGACCAACAATAATGAAGAGTACAACATTGAGGATGTTCCTGCCTTGGCTGAAACATTGCATCACATCCCTGTTCTTGTTTATTGGGCAATCATCACCCTTGTCACCTCTGCCACCCACATTCATTCCTTCACTCATAA GGGTTATAAGTATGAATTATCCAAATTTGATGAAAAGATTGACTCCATTCTCAAAAATTTCAGGGAACTCCGGGAGAAGTGTAAAATGCAAATAG GAGCAATAGAAGATTACAAAAGGCGCAAGGATATTATCAGTAGTGCCATTGAAACTACTACTAATAAGGATATTGATATTGTAAATTTTCTGGATGCTCTTATTATTCCTAATAATGGAAGCCAAGATCAAAAACTAGTTGTCTATAATGGAATTAGCAGAGAACAGCAG GTTGGCGTTCAAGATTTCAAGAATAAGTACGTATTATTGTTCATTTCAAGTATTGATGACAACTTTGAAGGTGAGATTCAACTACTAAAATCAATGAATGAGAAACTAAAGGAAGATCCAAAAGAGATACAAGGCTACAAGAAAGAGGACTTGAAGATTTTATGGATTCAATTAGTGGATGAGGGTGATGGAGATGAGAAACCAAGCAAAGCATCATTGGAGAATCTTGAGAAAGGGTGGTATGTGGTAAAGGAATTTAAGTTCAAAACAGGTATAAGGTTGATGAGAGAGGTTTTCAACTACAAGGACAAGGCAATTATAATGCTCATAGGCCCTCAAGGCAAAGTAGAGAACCATGATGCAAAGCACACAATTTCTACATGGGGAATTGATGGATTCCCATTTAGAGCTTCTGATCACATTCGTCTTACAAAGCAATGGGACTGGTTTTGGAACGTACTCACCGATCTCAGTCCATCAATAAGGGAATTG ATAGAGAAGGGCTGCTACCTGTTCATCTATGGTAGTACCAACAATAAGTGGATCCAAGATTTCACAACAGCTTTGGAGAACTTAAATGAAAGCATGAAATCACCAGAAACCACATCAATTGAGTGGTATCAATTTGGAAGGGAAAGCCCAAAGATTATACCATGCTTCTGGATCGCCATAGACAACTTACTACTCTCCACCAAGAAacagaagaagaatgaagaaaaagaagaagaaaactctGTAACCAGAGAGATACAGAAGCTGCTGTTACTTAAACAAGACCCAAACGGATGGGTAGTTCTGAGTAAAGGGCGTCAGGTGAAGCTTCTTGGTGAAGGTGAAGCTATGCTTTACACAGtgaaagcttttgatgcttggAAGAAGGGAAGATTGTATAAAGAAGTAAGCTTTGATTCTGGTTTTAAACATCATTATGAGCATGAGAGAAGCAAGCGTAAACAGAAATGTGCACATAGAGAATTTGCTAATTATCCCACAGATATTTTAGCTCAAATTCCATGCCCTGTTAAGTGTGGACATGAAATGGAGGTAACTTCTGTTAACTATAAGTGTTGTCATGGACTTGAATCTAGCCATcatatttaa
- the LOC107482477 gene encoding protein SIEVE ELEMENT OCCLUSION B-like isoform X3: MFKAIPHHQGLVNPFEISDEKILEKVYQTHFHCVEKYDHGSLYLVASNVIKHSIETSELIFKNEKQINQDKEETAPSISFPRLPLLKQISCQMICVGSGEKDEFADEITILILKQLRSYSWEAKAAISLAAFALEFGKFWHLALPPRGDELGKWLAELNGIENLSENKEQLSRFNGLMKKVMEVIGECMTNNNEEYNIEDVPALAETLHHIPVLVYWAIITLVTSATHIHSFTHKELREKCKMQIGAIEDYKRRKDIISSAIETTTNKDIDIVNFLDALIIPNNGSQDQKLVVYNGISREQQVGVQDFKNKYVLLFISSIDDNFEGEIQLLKSMNEKLKEDPKEIQGYKKEDLKILWIQLVDEGDGDEKPSKASLENLEKGWYVVKEFKFKTGIRLMREVFNYKDKAIIMLIGPQGKVENHDAKHTISTWGIDGFPFRASDHIRLTKQWDWFWNVLTDLSPSIRELIEKGCYLFIYGSTNNKWIQDFTTALENLNESMKSPETTSIEWYQFGRESPKIIPCFWIAIDNLLLSTKKQKKNEEKEEENSVTREIQKLLLLKQDPNGWVVLSKGRQVKLLGEGEAMLYTVKAFDAWKKGRLYKEVSFDSGFKHHYEHERSKRKQKCAHREFANYPTDILAQIPCPVKCGHEMEVTSVNYKCCHGLESSHHI, translated from the exons ATGTTTAAGGCAATTCCTCATCATCAGGGTTTGGTGAACCCATTCGAAATAAGTGATGAGAAGATTCTAGAGAAAGTTTACCAAACACATTTCCATTGTGTTGAAAAGTACGACCATGGATCGCTCTACCTTGTTGCTTCAAATGTTATCAAACATTCAATTGAAACTTCTGAATTGATTTTCAAg AACGAGAAACAAATTAATCAAGATAAAGAAGAAACGGCTCCATCAATATCTTTTCCGCGACTCCCTCTCTTAAAGCAAATTTCATGCCAG ATGATATGTGTAGGCAGCGGTGAGAAAGATGAATTTGCAGATGAAATAACAATATTGATACTGAAACAGTTGAGATCTTACTCATGGGAAGCAAAAGCAGCGATATCTCTAGCCGCATTTGCGTTAGAGTTTGGAAAGTTCTGGCACCTAGCGTTGCCGCCACGTGGCGACGAACTCGGAAAATGGTTGGCGGAGTTGAATGGGATTGAAAACTTGAGTGAGAACAAGGAGCAGCTGAGTAGGTTCAATGGATTGATGAAGAAGGTGATGGAAGTGATTGGTGAGTGCATGACCAACAATAATGAAGAGTACAACATTGAGGATGTTCCTGCCTTGGCTGAAACATTGCATCACATCCCTGTTCTTGTTTATTGGGCAATCATCACCCTTGTCACCTCTGCCACCCACATTCATTCCTTCACTCATAA GGAACTCCGGGAGAAGTGTAAAATGCAAATAG GAGCAATAGAAGATTACAAAAGGCGCAAGGATATTATCAGTAGTGCCATTGAAACTACTACTAATAAGGATATTGATATTGTAAATTTTCTGGATGCTCTTATTATTCCTAATAATGGAAGCCAAGATCAAAAACTAGTTGTCTATAATGGAATTAGCAGAGAACAGCAG GTTGGCGTTCAAGATTTCAAGAATAAGTACGTATTATTGTTCATTTCAAGTATTGATGACAACTTTGAAGGTGAGATTCAACTACTAAAATCAATGAATGAGAAACTAAAGGAAGATCCAAAAGAGATACAAGGCTACAAGAAAGAGGACTTGAAGATTTTATGGATTCAATTAGTGGATGAGGGTGATGGAGATGAGAAACCAAGCAAAGCATCATTGGAGAATCTTGAGAAAGGGTGGTATGTGGTAAAGGAATTTAAGTTCAAAACAGGTATAAGGTTGATGAGAGAGGTTTTCAACTACAAGGACAAGGCAATTATAATGCTCATAGGCCCTCAAGGCAAAGTAGAGAACCATGATGCAAAGCACACAATTTCTACATGGGGAATTGATGGATTCCCATTTAGAGCTTCTGATCACATTCGTCTTACAAAGCAATGGGACTGGTTTTGGAACGTACTCACCGATCTCAGTCCATCAATAAGGGAATTG ATAGAGAAGGGCTGCTACCTGTTCATCTATGGTAGTACCAACAATAAGTGGATCCAAGATTTCACAACAGCTTTGGAGAACTTAAATGAAAGCATGAAATCACCAGAAACCACATCAATTGAGTGGTATCAATTTGGAAGGGAAAGCCCAAAGATTATACCATGCTTCTGGATCGCCATAGACAACTTACTACTCTCCACCAAGAAacagaagaagaatgaagaaaaagaagaagaaaactctGTAACCAGAGAGATACAGAAGCTGCTGTTACTTAAACAAGACCCAAACGGATGGGTAGTTCTGAGTAAAGGGCGTCAGGTGAAGCTTCTTGGTGAAGGTGAAGCTATGCTTTACACAGtgaaagcttttgatgcttggAAGAAGGGAAGATTGTATAAAGAAGTAAGCTTTGATTCTGGTTTTAAACATCATTATGAGCATGAGAGAAGCAAGCGTAAACAGAAATGTGCACATAGAGAATTTGCTAATTATCCCACAGATATTTTAGCTCAAATTCCATGCCCTGTTAAGTGTGGACATGAAATGGAGGTAACTTCTGTTAACTATAAGTGTTGTCATGGACTTGAATCTAGCCATcatatttaa
- the LOC107482477 gene encoding protein SIEVE ELEMENT OCCLUSION B-like isoform X2, whose amino-acid sequence MFKAIPHHQGLVNPFEISDEKILEKVYQTHFHCVEKYDHGSLYLVASNVIKHSIETSELIFKNEKQINQDKEETAPSISFPRLPLLKQISCQMICVGSGEKDEFADEITILILKQLRSYSWEAKAAISLAAFALEFGKFWHLALPPRGDELGKWLAELNGIENLSENKEQLSRFNGLMKKVMEVIGECMTNNNEEYNIEDVPALAETLHHIPVLVYWAIITLVTSATHIHSFTHKGYKYELSKFDEKIDSILKNFRELREKCKMQIGAIEDYKRRKDIISSAIETTTNKDIDIVNFLDALIIPNNGSQDQKLVVYNGISREQQVGVQDFKNKYVLLFISSIDDNFEGEIQLLKSMNEKLKEDPKEIQGYKKEDLKILWIQLVDEGDGDEKPSKASLENLEKGWYVVKEFKFKTGIRLMREVFNYKDKAIIMLIGPQGKVENHDAKHTISTWGIDGFPFRASDHIRLTKQWDWFWNVLTDLSPSIRELIEKGCYLFIYGSTNNKWIQDFTTALENLNESMKSPETTSIEWYQFGRESPKIIPCFWIAIDNLLLSTKKQKKNEEKEEENSVTREIQKLLLLKQDPNGWVVLSKGRQVKLLGEGEAMLYTVKAFDAWKKGRLYKEVSFDSGFKHHYEHERSKRKQKCAHREFANYPTDILAQIPCPVKCGHEMEVTSVNYKCCHGLESSHHI is encoded by the exons ATGTTTAAGGCAATTCCTCATCATCAGGGTTTGGTGAACCCATTCGAAATAAGTGATGAGAAGATTCTAGAGAAAGTTTACCAAACACATTTCCATTGTGTTGAAAAGTACGACCATGGATCGCTCTACCTTGTTGCTTCAAATGTTATCAAACATTCAATTGAAACTTCTGAATTGATTTTCAAg AACGAGAAACAAATTAATCAAGATAAAGAAGAAACGGCTCCATCAATATCTTTTCCGCGACTCCCTCTCTTAAAGCAAATTTCATGCCAG ATGATATGTGTAGGCAGCGGTGAGAAAGATGAATTTGCAGATGAAATAACAATATTGATACTGAAACAGTTGAGATCTTACTCATGGGAAGCAAAAGCAGCGATATCTCTAGCCGCATTTGCGTTAGAGTTTGGAAAGTTCTGGCACCTAGCGTTGCCGCCACGTGGCGACGAACTCGGAAAATGGTTGGCGGAGTTGAATGGGATTGAAAACTTGAGTGAGAACAAGGAGCAGCTGAGTAGGTTCAATGGATTGATGAAGAAGGTGATGGAAGTGATTGGTGAGTGCATGACCAACAATAATGAAGAGTACAACATTGAGGATGTTCCTGCCTTGGCTGAAACATTGCATCACATCCCTGTTCTTGTTTATTGGGCAATCATCACCCTTGTCACCTCTGCCACCCACATTCATTCCTTCACTCATAA GGGTTATAAGTATGAATTATCCAAATTTGATGAAAAGATTGACTCCATTCTCAAAAATTTCAGGGAACTCCGGGAGAAGTGTAAAATGCAAATAG GAGCAATAGAAGATTACAAAAGGCGCAAGGATATTATCAGTAGTGCCATTGAAACTACTACTAATAAGGATATTGATATTGTAAATTTTCTGGATGCTCTTATTATTCCTAATAATGGAAGCCAAGATCAAAAACTAGTTGTCTATAATGGAATTAGCAGAGAACAGCAG GTTGGCGTTCAAGATTTCAAGAATAAGTACGTATTATTGTTCATTTCAAGTATTGATGACAACTTTGAAGGTGAGATTCAACTACTAAAATCAATGAATGAGAAACTAAAGGAAGATCCAAAAGAGATACAAGGCTACAAGAAAGAGGACTTGAAGATTTTATGGATTCAATTAGTGGATGAGGGTGATGGAGATGAGAAACCAAGCAAAGCATCATTGGAGAATCTTGAGAAAGGGTGGTATGTGGTAAAGGAATTTAAGTTCAAAACAGGTATAAGGTTGATGAGAGAGGTTTTCAACTACAAGGACAAGGCAATTATAATGCTCATAGGCCCTCAAGGCAAAGTAGAGAACCATGATGCAAAGCACACAATTTCTACATGGGGAATTGATGGATTCCCATTTAGAGCTTCTGATCACATTCGTCTTACAAAGCAATGGGACTGGTTTTGGAACGTACTCACCGATCTCAGTCCATCAATAAGGGAATTG ATAGAGAAGGGCTGCTACCTGTTCATCTATGGTAGTACCAACAATAAGTGGATCCAAGATTTCACAACAGCTTTGGAGAACTTAAATGAAAGCATGAAATCACCAGAAACCACATCAATTGAGTGGTATCAATTTGGAAGGGAAAGCCCAAAGATTATACCATGCTTCTGGATCGCCATAGACAACTTACTACTCTCCACCAAGAAacagaagaagaatgaagaaaaagaagaagaaaactctGTAACCAGAGAGATACAGAAGCTGCTGTTACTTAAACAAGACCCAAACGGATGGGTAGTTCTGAGTAAAGGGCGTCAGGTGAAGCTTCTTGGTGAAGGTGAAGCTATGCTTTACACAGtgaaagcttttgatgcttggAAGAAGGGAAGATTGTATAAAGAAGTAAGCTTTGATTCTGGTTTTAAACATCATTATGAGCATGAGAGAAGCAAGCGTAAACAGAAATGTGCACATAGAGAATTTGCTAATTATCCCACAGATATTTTAGCTCAAATTCCATGCCCTGTTAAGTGTGGACATGAAATGGAGGTAACTTCTGTTAACTATAAGTGTTGTCATGGACTTGAATCTAGCCATcatatttaa